A genome region from Rhinopithecus roxellana isolate Shanxi Qingling chromosome 10, ASM756505v1, whole genome shotgun sequence includes the following:
- the LOC104659508 gene encoding olfactory receptor 6C3-like yields the protein MKNYTAPTEFILLGLSDDPEFQIVIFLFLIIMYTLSVTGNLTIITLTLVDSHLQTPMYFFLRNFSVLEITFTTVCIPRFLATIITRDKTISYNSCTAQLFFFIFMGITEFYLLTAMSYDRYVAICKPLHYMTIMNKRVCILLVFCAWLAGFLNIFPPVILFLQLDYCGSNVIDHFACDYFPLLQLSCSDTWLLEAIGFYSAIVILLFTLALIILSYMFIIRTILKLPSASQRKKAFSTCSSHMIVISISYGSCIFMYANPSAKERASLTKGVAILNTSIAPMMNPFIYTLRNQQVKQAFKGTIQKVMFFSGK from the coding sequence ATGAAAAACTACACAGCACCCACAGAATTCATTCTTCTAGGGCTATCAGATGACCCGGAGTTTCAgattgtgatttttctctttttaattatcaTGTATACGTTAAGTGTCACTGGAAACTTGACCATCATCACTCTCACCTTGGTGGACTCCCATCTACAGACCCCCATGTACTTCTTCCTCAGGAACTTTTCTGTATTAGAAATAACCTTTACAACTGTCTGTATCCCTAGATTTCTGGCCACCATTATCACCAGAGACAAAACAATTTCATACAATAGTTGTACAGCTCagttgtttttcttcatctttatggGTATAACTGAATTTTACCTTCTAACAGCCATGTCCTATGATCGTTATGTAGCCATCTGTAAACCCCTGCATTATATGACCATCATGAACAAAAGAGTCTGcatattgcttgttttttgtgCTTGGTTGGCAGGGTTCTTAAATATCTTCCCACCAGTTATTCTTTTTCTCCAGTTAGATTACTGTGGCTCCAATGTCATTGATCACTTTGCTTGTGACTATTTCCCCCTATTGCAATTATCCTGCTCAGACACATGGCTCCTAGAAGCGATTGGTTTTTACTCTGCAATAGTAATTCTGCTTTTCACTTTGGCATTAATCATTCTATCCTACATGTTTATCATTAGGACAATTTTGAAACTTCCTTCTGCTAGTCAGCGAAAAAAGGCATTTTCTACATGTTCCTCCCACATGATTGTCATTTCCATTTCCTATGGAAGCTGCATATTCATGTATGCTAATCCCTCTGCAAAAGAAAGAGCGTCGTTGACCAAAGGAGTAGCTATTCTCAATACCTCCATTGCTCCTATGATGAATCCATTTATATACACCCTGAGGAACCAGCAAGTGAAGCAAGCCTTTAAGGGCACCATCCAAAAGGTTATGTTTTTCTCTGGTAAATGA
- the LOC104657697 gene encoding olfactory receptor 6C3, whose amino-acid sequence MNYTMVTEFVLLGLSDDPDLQIVIFLFLFITYILSVTGNLTIITLTFVDSHLQTPMYFFLRNFSFLEISFTTVCIPRFLGAIITRNKTISYNNCAAQLFFFIFMGVTEFYILTAMSYDRYAAICKPLHYTTIMNRKLCTLLVLCAWLSGFLTIFPPLMLLLQLDYCASNVIDHFACDYFPLLQLSFSDTWLLEVIGFYFALVTLLFTLALVILTYMYIIRTILRIPSASQRKKAFSTCSSHMIVISISYGSCIFMYANPSAKEKASLTKGVAVLNTSIVPMLNPFIYTLRNQQVKQAFKNVVHKVVFYAKK is encoded by the coding sequence ATGAACTACACAATGGTCACAGAATTTGTCCTCCTGGGCCTTTCTGATGATCCTGACCTTCAgattgtgatttttctctttttatttatcacATATATATTAAGTGTTACCGGAAACCTGACTATCATCACCCTGACCTTTGTGGACTCCCATCTGCAGACACCTATGTATTTCTTCCTCCGGAACTTCTCTTTCTTAGAAATCTCATTTACAACTGTATGCATCCCCAGATTTCTGGGGGCAATTATCACCAGGAATAAGACTATTTCCTACAACAACTGTGCAGCccaactctttttctttatattcatgGGGGTGACGGAATTTTACATATTAACTGCTATGTCCTATGACCGCTATGCTGCCATCTGCAAGCCCCTTCATTACACAACCATCATGAACAGGAAACTCTGCACCCTACTTGTGTTGTGTGCCTGGCTAAGTGGGTTTCTGACCATTTTCCCACCGCTTATGCTTCTCCTCCAGCTGGATTACTGTGCTTCCAACGTCATTGATCACTTTGCATGTGACTATTTTCCCCTCTTACAGCTATCTTTTTCAGATACATGGCTCCTAGAAGTAATTGGTTTTTACTTTGCTTTGGTTACTTTGCTGTTCACTTTGGCATTAGTGATTTTAACTTACATGTACATTATCAGGACCATTTTAAGAATCCCATCTGCCAGTCAAAGAAAAAAGGCTTTCTCCACTTGTTCCTCTCACATGATTGTCATTTCCATTTCTTATGGAAGCTGTATATTCATGTATGCTAATCCATCTGCAAAAGAAAAGGCATCATTGACAAAAGGAGTAGCTGTTCTCAATACATCCATTGTCCCCATGCTGAACCCTTTCATTTACACTCTGAGAAATCAGCAAGTAAAACAAGCCTTCAAAAATGTGGTCCATAAAGTTGTGTTTTATGCAAAAAAATGA